TGTTGATCACTGGTCTTAATGTCATGATCATCTAGGGACGACGACGCATCAGACAGTACCACCGAGTCCGAAGTCGCGTCTCCTAAGGATGCGGTGGCAATGGAATCCTCATCCTCCAGAATGGTTGGAACGCCGCCGTAGTATCTCTTACCTCTGCCTTGAACGGATTTGAACTGCACGGCTTTTTGCCGTGGTTCTTCAATGTCCGAAGCTGATGAAAGCGTTCTCGTCCTCGGAGTGGTCAATGGGTTGGCGCTATGCTGCTCTTGgttgtcgtcgtcgtcatcttcatAAGAGAAATCGCTCAAGTCCGATGTGGCCCTGCCTCTATTTCTCTTTTTCCAGCCAGGCCTCCTGAACCAGGCCCTGAGTATCATGTCTTTGTATACAGATAGGGGCCAGTTCACCGGCGATTCATGCCCTTGGTAAATGCAAACGTCATATATCAGGGCTCCAGTCATTGAGCCAAGGAATGGAGCTACCATGGGAACCCAGAAAAAATGCCTGTGTGCTACCCATAGCATAGTTCTATCAAAACCAATGGCATACAAGGCAAGCCGAGGACCTAAATCGCGAGCCATGTTCATGGCTGCACCTGTCTGGTAAGACATCGAAGCGTTGATCACGTAAATCTGCACAAACAGTAGTAATGGAAAGATATCCGAGGACAGACAGGTATACGGATCAGTCAGAGCAAAGGTGCTGGCCTGAAGCACGGCCGTACAGATGAATTCTGACACGAACTGCCGTGAGGACGAGAGGTAAGGTTTCGGAAAGACACAAAACATAGAGGCTACACTTTCAGCTTTCCACCATTCATCGTAAGCTTCCTGAATAACCTTTTTGTAAAATATGAACAAGGTCAGCGCACCTGCAAAGCCACCTGCCAACTGTCCAATAAAGTAATAGggtatcttcttcgccgGGAAACCTCTGAAAATGAAATTGGAAAGCGTAATTGATGGATTTAAATGGGCGCCTGAGATCGCACTACCACCAGCACAGAAGTAACCCATAACGACTGCGCCAGCCCAACCAAAGGCGATATCGTCAAATGTACCTCCTGACACGGAAGAGACAATGTTTGTTAAAGTCCTTGTAGTGGCCACAAGATCTTCTGGTACGTTGTTCAGATCGGCGAGTGCTTCGTTGAATTGATTTTGTTGTATTTTACCTGCCGCTACAACTTGGCAAACCACAGCAGACCCTAAGAATACCATCACCATAGTTCCCATAAACTCGGCCAAgaattccttcaaatagCTGTGTTTTACTGTGGACCACTTATTGATTGGATGATAAGTGGATGGCAAAACGGTTGGTGTCTGCGGGTTCTGGTAAAGCGTCTTTGGTTTAACCATCATGGGAACATTGCGAGGATCCGATTCGACATCCTGTGCTGCATAGGAGTTTTCGACATTGGATCTGTGGCTTTCCGACCCATGTCTTGATCGTGGACCCGAGGTAGATGCATTATGCGAGTTAGTATCTTCATTGTTCTTAAAAATGTCTCCGAGATGCAAGAGGTTCGATGAGACCGTCTGACCTCTCGGTCTAAGTTCTGAACGAGCATTTTCCGTACCCGGCAAGCTCCCATTCACGCCACCGGTTGTATCTGTACTGGATGAAATGGCCATCTGTGTGTTTGGCACCACTTCATGAATTTGGAACTGAGAAGCATTGCTTATTGTGTACTGTGGGATGTAAGATGTCTTTGAGCGTCCCCTGGAGGTAATCGGCTGTGGCCAATAATCTTGCATTTCGTAGTCATATTCATCGCCTTCATTACCGTCCGAACTCTTGCGCGTATGTCtactgctgctgcggcTTCTACCCTCCATAAAATCCGTTTCATGCAAACCATCATGATACCTCTTGGAGTCAGGAAACGCCTGAGGATCCGCCAAGAAATCGTTCAGGGCCTTTTGAGGGTTATCCTTTCTACCATCAGTATCTGCATTAGCAGATTTAGGAGCAcgatctttctttgaatgGTCAGAATCCTTCGAACTGACGGACAGTCGACCCATCTTCGACCAATAGTCTGCACCTGGGagtctccttcaagaaaaCGCAACTACCGAAGCGCAACTTCACCTGTCTCCTCTGTACGATCGAACTTGGCAATCCGGTAAAAGCCGTACTCAAAAGTACAGCGAAATGGAGGGACAATTAAGGCTTTAAAGTCAATGAACTGTTGAACTGCTTAGCTTATCCTCACCATGAATTCTGCTTTAGTAACATGTAAATTCAGTTGTCATAATTTAGTAGTAAACCGAGCGAAAATCCATTATCGCAAGAAAGATTCGGCTTCAGAATCTCTTAAGAATGCATAACTTCAACTCTTCTGATACGACAGCCGTCCTTGCTCTTGATTATGCGAATTGTCTTTGTAGACAGTTGTATGCTTCGAAGCTGTCTtgctgctcatcgcatctcgTGGCTTCTGTTCTTGCGTAAAGAAAGTCCCGCGTCTTTGTTATCTGGGCTAATTATCCTGGCATGCATACTGCTACTGAGAATGAGCTCAAGTCGAGCTTACGATAGTCAACTGCTCGGTTCCATGGCTGCTGTCAAATCCGCTGTCAGCCGGGGTATTTCTGTGGCTTGAGGTAGATACCACTAGAGGACACTTCTTATTTCAGAAACTGCTATCAATGGCCTCTATTAAACGATCTTGTCACACAATGCTTCTACCGAAGTTCACTTCAAACTGTCGTCCCTCAAACCGCTTGAGCAACCGGGTTCCGCCGCCGAGAAAGAGCAATATAGTGCTGGAAACCACATCAAGTATTGGGATAGCATCCAAGGACCGTCAACTCGGCTGAAATGGACACTGAAAACCTCCTGAGTTGTGCTTAAAAGTTGAAACGTatccttttcaacttgGGCGGCAAAAACGTTTAGTTTGGTAGCGCCGCTCCTGTCTCATGATAGAGAGGCCCCAGATAAAGACTACCTGCTATATAACATCCGCTCTGGTAAAACTCTCAGCGGCTAAAGTCCCTCTTGACCTGAGATTCTGATATACAATGTGCTACTTATCAGGTATAAGGAATGCCCAGTGGACAGCAGGAGTGATGGATCAAATCAGCCCATCCCTGCAAAAGACAATAGCATGTACTGCTTCCTGGTGAGTGAATAGTACAGCACAATGCGAGCTTCAGCAACTAGGGTATCACGTCTCAGCAAGAAAGTTTCCTAAAGTGTTAAGTGACAGTGACATGAGGACCTTAGGGTACCAAAAGTAGGTACCAAGCTGCTCTGTAAGACGGAATTGCCAGTTCGAGGTATAGCATGCCGTCCCGGAGATGAAACATGGCATTGCCGACCTAACAACCCGGTGATATTAACTGTGACTATGCTTGCCCCTCCTCATGGGGTTGCCTAGAGTGGCCGTGCAGTTGAAAAACAGTCATACCATTAAGATGGGTTCCATACCTCCAGCGCCAAGATGTCCTCTGCTGGCCAGAAGCGAGCGGCGGGAATCTCTTTAGAATCGAACTGCGAGTGCCCGGAGCATCGGAACCGCTTCGCGCACGCTAGAACAGGCCCATCGCCCCTTTGTGCGACGGTGGCCATGATGCAATGGCCATGGAATGTATTACCCATGGTATGTGAGCGTTGTGGGATGAAGATCTCGGAG
Above is a genomic segment from Torulaspora globosa chromosome 1, complete sequence containing:
- the FPS1 gene encoding Fps1p (ancestral locus Anc_4.10), with protein sequence MGRLSVSSKDSDHSKKDRAPKSANADTDGRKDNPQKALNDFLADPQAFPDSKRYHDGLHETDFMEGRSRSSSRHTRKSSDGNEGDEYDYEMQDYWPQPITSRGRSKTSYIPQYTISNASQFQIHEVVPNTQMAISSSTDTTGGVNGSLPGTENARSELRPRGQTVSSNLLHLGDIFKNNEDTNSHNASTSGPRSRHGSESHRSNVENSYAAQDVESDPRNVPMMVKPKTLYQNPQTPTVLPSTYHPINKWSTVKHSYLKEFLAEFMGTMVMVFLGSAVVCQVVAAGKIQQNQFNEALADLNNVPEDLVATTRTLTNIVSSVSGGTFDDIAFGWAGAVVMGYFCAGGSAISGAHLNPSITLSNFIFRGFPAKKIPYYFIGQLAGGFAGALTLFIFYKKVIQEAYDEWWKAESVASMFCVFPKPYLSSSRQFVSEFICTAVLQASTFALTDPYTCLSSDIFPLLLFVQIYVINASMSYQTGAAMNMARDLGPRLALYAIGFDRTMLWVAHRHFFWVPMVAPFLGSMTGALIYDVCIYQGHESPVNWPLSVYKDMILRAWFRRPGWKKRNRGRATSDLSDFSYEDDDDDNQEQHSANPLTTPRTRTLSSASDIEEPRQKAVQFKSVQGRGKRYYGGVPTILEDEDSIATASLGDATSDSVVLSDASSSLDDHDIKTSDQHAYRKKK